In Panicum virgatum strain AP13 chromosome 5K, P.virgatum_v5, whole genome shotgun sequence, the genomic window GTTCTTGAGATCCTCTTTACCTAAGTTAAACCACATATGCCCTTCGTAATGGTCTACCTTACGCGAAGATGTAAATTTTTCAATTCCCGTACTCCAATCTGTCATTGCTTTTGGAATACCTTATCGTCTCCAAGCACAAAAACaggaagagagaaagggaggagGAACATGAACTTTTCTTTCGATTCCCGTGCTCCAATCTGTCATTGCTTTTGGAATGATCGTATAAGATAGAAAAAGGCCTattttctataaaaaaattcTCCAAACCTTCTGAAGGAAGTAGTGATCGAGGGGACGACGGAGGACAAACACAAAACATCCGACACGCTCACATCACAATGACTGGCCGCGCGGCACGCCCCGCGTGCACCCCACGGCTGCACGGCACCGCGGCGAGCCAAGTTATCTGTCAGGTTGACGCCGtggccccgccgcctccccaatCCCGGGTGCCCGGCATGCTGTTTCTCCCCAAACCCGGCGGCCATCCCATCAATCCAACAGGCGGGGCCGGTCAGCTTCCGGCTGCCATTCAcggcgcgccgcgccgtcgAAAACCACGCGCCGCCCACCGTCCGCACGCtcgcggcggcaggggcgcgcCACGCTTAAAATCTCCCGGGTCCTCTCCCCTTCCCGGCCATCGCCGCCGTTCGTAGCTGCGCCACGTACACGATCCCATCACTTCCACTGCCGCTGTTCATCAGGGCTGCTGCCCATCTGAATCTCATGGCGTCCATCGTGCTGCTGCTGTCGGAGCTGCTGGGAGGGGAGAGCGCCAGCGTGCTGGCGGCCGACCGCTACATCACGGGCGGCGGCCGTCTCGGCCTGGGGGAGTTCCGCCCCACCgtggcggaggcgccggcgccggcgccggcgaagcggggcgccgcggcggagggcgcgccGGGGCAGAcgaagcaggggagggagcAGGAGTCGTTCGAGGACCTCGCGGTGCCCAGGATCGCGGTCGACGTCATGTGGCCTTAGAGAGCGTCTTTCTGAGCGAGTCAtctgagcttttttttttggacacGGGAGACGGAGATATCAGTTTCCGCTCATGTAAATGTGTAAAAGGATATTTAAAAAAATGTGTAAAGGATTCCTCAATCAATTGTGTCCCGGCGTTGTGCTTCCAATTTCTTATTTGGCGGGTGTACGCTGCCAAGCAGCAGCGAACGGAAATGCCTCATGTAATAGATGAATGGAACCTTATATCATATAAGTGGTGCTTTATCTCTATCCACATCTTCGTTAGTTCTCTTCCCCTCCGTGTAAGACTTTGTGAGATGCTCTGTTCCCTCCACAACTCCTTCACATGGCCACGACGCTCATGCTCCCCGCCATGACCATCACCGTGAGCCGCGTGTATGGAATTTAAAACTCAAGGACAAAAATCATTTTAACCACGCGGTTAGAATTTTTCAATCTATCTATATAAAATTTAATAGAAACagtctataattttttttcaaaatactaTGAAGTTGAATATGTACATTTAAAGTTAGGGAGTATATAAAGTTTTATATGTcacactcaaaaaaaaattcttatcCTATTATAAAGTGTTatgtaaaaaatataaaaatcaaTTTTTAATCATGCATTTTTAAAGTTTTGAACAGTGAACATAAACTTTTTGTACGTATAGCTCATAAGTTCTTGTGAATATGGACATTCAAATCGGGGATTCTATAAAGTTTTGCCTGTACGAGGAAGAAGTTTTCTATAAAGGAGTCAAAAGTTTTTGATATTGTATTATAAAGTTATTTATAATCAAATACAAGGTTGATCCGATTTTTTCAGTGTCACAGGGATAAATTTCCCATAAAGTTTAGAATATAGTAGTAAAAAGTTTCTTGTATTATATTATAATGGGTTGTGTATAGAATTTGAAAGTGGAGGTATATATAGATTTTGAAACCCTGCAGTTAAATTTTTTGTGAGCTACAAATGGTAAGTTTTTGCACATGTGTTTGCAAATTTGAATATGAAGTTTCTCAATATATTTGATGTTAAGAATTTTACAAAGCTTTTCATATATTAGTCAAAAAAAATTCGAATTCTTATATAAAGAGACATGTATAGAATTTAAAACTCTGGGACAAAAATCATTTTAATCACGTGATTGGAATTTttcaaactatatatatatatatatatataaagtttAATAGAAATgatctatatttttttttgaaaatacttTGAAATTGAATATGTACATTTAATGTTAGGGAGTCTATAAAGTTTTGTATATCACactcaaaagtttttcatatcCTATTATAAAGTGTTATGTAAGGAATATAAAAATTAATTTTTAATCAtgcattttgaaatttttgaacCATGAACGTAAACGTTTTGTACATATAGCTCATATGTTCTTGCAAATATGAAGATGAAGTTGTGAATATGGACATTCAAATGGGGGATTCTAGAAAGTTTTGCCTGTATGAGGAAGAAATTTTCTATAATGGAGTCAAAAGTTTTTGATATTGTATTATAAAGTTATTTATAATCAAATACAAGGTTGCGTAAAGTGAAGTTTCTGAGCTACAAATACAAAGTTTTGGGTTACATGAGTTCAAAGTTAGTAAAAATCAAGCATAATATCTTCAATATATCTGTTCAGCCATGCATGTGAGCTTTTattgaatatatttttatttcatggAATTATAGAGTTTTGGAGTTGGTAGTATAGAGTTTATAATGTTATAGTTGTAAGTTCCTCAACTCAGGAGTGCAAAGTTTTTGAATTATAAAGCTTTTTTTGTTCATAAGTATACTTTTTCAAACACACTAGTATGAAGTTAAGAATGAATGCTCAAAAGCATTTTCAGAATTAATAGTTGAGTAACACATTTACTCTAATTATgtttggaaaaaagaaaaatattttgaagAAGTGCTCTTGCTTTCAAATGTATGTGGAAACCGTCTCCGCCCAGTTTTCTACCCACTCACCCGCAATTCCCGAATGTGAAGTTTTGCATGTATGAAATCTAAGTTAGGTACATAAGAATAGTTTTGTGTACACGATTTGAAAGTTTTTAAATTTTGTGTATGGACCTTTGAATTTGTGAATTGAAATCTAGAATGTAGAAAGTTCTTGTTAAGTATGAGAAAAGCTTGTCATATTCAATGTTGAAGTTTTGTATTTGTAGCTTGAAATTTGAGAATATAGAGAGATGTACCTGTATTTATGAACTATAATAGAAAATTTTTTAGAGCATAATTTGAAAGTAGaggatatatataatttttttcattCATCATTATGTACGCGAATGGCTGATGATCTTTTTCAAAGTGTTTTTTGTATTACAGATCATGATTTCTTATCCATCGGATTTCTCTATGCTGCTTTTGCCTTCATATAGACGTAGAAGCCAACTCCCCCGCCCGTGTACTCTACCCTCCTCACCCGTTATcccaaaaggagaaaaaaaaagtgcgCTAAAATCACTTTTGTGCTAAGgttagggtcagttggatccatgccactccaatttcttgaaattggatctcatgttgaaaatcacgccattgagtggcatgattttcaacatgacacccaatttcacggagttgtggtggcatgaatcgaattttcccctAAGGTTAAAGTATCGTTGCTAGCTACCTGATTCGTACGGATGCGCAAAAACAATTCAGAGAAGCTTGATATGAGAACGCGGAAGCAACAAAGCTACTAAATAATTTTGTATGCACGTGCGTTGCTAACTGTTTGCAACTTTGGTTCGCTACTAGGTAGTTACGGCGAACGCCCGCCCAATAGTGGCCCCCGTTGTGCTTCCATCTTGGTTACAGATTGGAGCTGGTAGTAGCTGGCAGAGCGGGCAGCCAGAGCCGGGCCATCATTTCCATTCAGGGTACGGGTGCTCGACCGTCGAGGCGTCGACGACCTAAATTTTCACCGACTCCTTGATTGACTCCTCCCCACACCGGTCAGCTCGATGATCCTCACCCCGTCACCCGGATCGGATTGCCATGGGAGCCTTGCTATCCTCGATCCGGAACACGCACGGTGGCGTGAGCTGGAAATTGCCAGCCGGCAGCCACAACAGAGCAGCCGGCTGACGCCAGCGAGCACGTCGATGCGCGAATTCAACGTTCCAGTCGCGAGCGTGCACGCAAACGGGCCTTGACGGCGACTCCTCTTTCCAGGCCGGGCGGCGGTTATAAACCAGCGGGCGCGCAGCTGGACCAGATTCGCGCTGCAGTTTCCAGGCCGACCTGCATGCAGATGCACCCCACCAACCAGAACCTCGGCGCATTCGCGGGGGCGCGCCGCGAGCCCGCCCACCGGCCGAACCAGGCCAGCAGGTTGCCGACCGAGGCGAGTGCTCCTGTGGGCTGGGACCCGCTGGCTTCCGGCTGCTCGGCCTGAATGGACCGACAACTTCTCGGTGACATTGCCGTCAGTTTTACAGGACTGTAGTAACAGGGGACAAATGAATGGATTACGTACTCGACCTAAGAGCAGTTGATTTAAAAGAGTTGGAAACGTTGGTGATGACGCCTGGGCCGGGTTGACGCCGCCGCAAGCAGTTTCTCGGGCACGCTGTGGTTTTTCTGGTCGTCAGACCCAGCGGGCAGCCACCTGACGGCTGATCGACGCCCGCGCCTCGGTCACTCGGCCAGCCGGCCACGCACCTCTGCATATACATATACTTATATAAATCTCTCGCCTCCTACCCGTGCCATCGATCGTCGCCGTGTACCACGACGTACAAACTCCAGTGCACAACAACCATCCGATCCACTCGCGCGAGCGATCCGCTGCTGCTTCTTCGTCCCATGGCGTCCATCGCGCTGCTGCTGTCGGAGCTGCTGGGCGGGGACAGCGCCGGCGTGCTGGCCGCCGAGCGCTACATCACGGGAGGCGGCCGTCTCAGCCCGAGGGACGAGCTCCTCCGCCCCGCCGTGACCGAGGCGTCAGCGGCATCGCCGGCCACCAAGCAGAAAGAACAAGGGCCGGAGAAGAGAGATGGCGAGCCGTTGGAGGACCTTGCGGCGTCCAGGATAGAGGTCGACGTGATGCTGGCCTCCGGGCTGGCCCTGGGACACGGGCACGGGACGCGCCGATTGTTGTGTTAGTTGATTCGTTGCTTGATAGACCCGCACAGTATTGTCCTGTATACGTTGCGCTCGTTGCTTCCGGTTAATAACATGTGTATAGATATAAAGGATTGCTGGAATGTTTTTCCGCGCACGCTGCTTTATTTAATAAATCTGTCTCTGAAATGTTCTGTAGAATACATATCAAAGTAGCAGGGTGGAGGATCAACACGACTGGTAGCTCGCTCGTTGCCAGAGCCAGACTCTGCCACCAAACTAGTTCGTTGTGGCGCAACAAGGCATGAGAAGCACAAATAGTATGTCTTAACTAGAAAATGAGGAGGGACCATCAATCAACTAATCAACATTATTACATGCATGTTACAACAGAAGGTCATACGCAGATTCTAAAATGCTCGATCGGGGAGCACACAATTATATTGCAAGATTTGAAATGCGCGCACAGCTTACAATGCAAAAGAACTTTTTTCTGTAAGTAAAAAACATTCAGATTTCAGAACACTAGCAAATGTCGTCATCACACAGAGCGAGGGGCACTGAAGCTCTGCATCCATGGCGTACGCTCAGCAATCCCTAGGCAACCCCAGCGTGCGACCCATCTGGCACGGTAGGGTCTCCGCCTCTGGACCTAACCTCAACGCGCTGCAACAGAGAAATGGCATTAGCCTCTGGATCACACTCGACCGGATGGATGGGATGCATGTGTGTTCGACCACTAACTGATGTGTGTTCATACCTGCACGGTGTTGAGCTTTGTGGGCTCCTGCACGtccttgccgccggcgacgcggtCGATGAGGGCGAGGAGCTTATCCTTAACTTGAGCAGCGAAGTTGGCCATGGGACTAGCTAGGGAGCTTTGTTGCTAGCGGAGTAGCAGTATATGTGCAGTGTGCAGGCAGCGGTGCTACTGCTACTGCCTGTGCCTGACGCCCTGACCTGTCGATCGAGCTTAATTAATTAGCTGAGTGATGGAATAGTAAGGTCAGTCTCAATGAGAATTTCATGAagagtttcatgacattaaata contains:
- the LOC120706458 gene encoding uncharacterized protein LOC120706458 is translated as MASIVLLLSELLGGESASVLAADRYITGGGRLGLGEFRPTVAEAPAPAPAKRGAAAEGAPGQTKQGREQESFEDLAVPRIAVDVMWP
- the LOC120706457 gene encoding uncharacterized protein LOC120706457, which translates into the protein MASIALLLSELLGGDSAGVLAAERYITGGGRLSPRDELLRPAVTEASAASPATKQKEQGPEKRDGEPLEDLAASRIEVDVMLASGLALGHGHGTRRLLC